In Lycium ferocissimum isolate CSIRO_LF1 chromosome 3, AGI_CSIRO_Lferr_CH_V1, whole genome shotgun sequence, the genomic window TATAAATTCCGGAAAGGCCACCAATACGAATGTTTCCAAACTTGATTACACCAGAAAATCCAAGGAAGTATATATTATTAGGTGCTGCCCATCCTCCATAATACAGTTCCCAAAGGTAATTCGATGCTTCGTGGTTTCCTCCGATAAATATAGTTGGAATTAGCTCTATTTATCTCCTGAGTAATAATTCCAGAAAGAGTTCATGCTCCGGTATTTAGATGGCACATGTAAGCAAACTAGATCTTGCTCATTCCTAACAGCCTGAAAGTCGCCGCAACATAAAAGGAGATCAATCTTTATATTCTCAACTTCCTGCATATGCAATAAGGTGGCATACAAATTATCCAATTCTCCAGCATAAACCCCTCTACTGCTATCCTCATCTTTGTTGCTGAATACGTTTCCACAAACTTGAACGACAAGGATGGCCACCAGCTCACTAGTaaaaagtgaaggaaaatattttaactATTAACTCAATAAATCTCTCAATTCTCTCTACAATCTCCACAATATGAAAATAACTAGCAGTAGAGCTGTACAAATCAAATCGATAAACTGCACCGaaccaacaaaacaaccaaaccggaaaaaaaaaaaaaaaaacaactagtagtttggtttgatttggtttggtgttgggaaaaaaaaaaggaccattatagggttggtttggttttaactaaaaaaaagtcaaacctaACCCAAACCGacccaattatatatatactacttttaaattattttatacataaaaatatttaatagaatgtaatttattaatattttcttaatttttttaaaaatttctgaTTTTCATTGTATTTAATGAAAAGCACCATACAACAACATCTTGAATACCATTTGGTAGATTATGCACGTTCGACACAAATTTATACGCGTAAtgtattttcttctatttctaaaGTTGCTAGGCTAAGACCATTCCCCGgtctatatatgcatatcacaaTAGTACTTAATTCAACAAGGCATCTAGAATCCTGCTCTTCACTTGTTCTTATCAATTTTCACATAAAAATTTGAAGCAAAGCACTTTGAACACCTCAACCACGCACTAATCGCAGATCATATTGCGATAAAGAGTTAAAGAGAATGCAAAAGTTTCAGAATCTAATAATACAATATCCTAGTTTTATGTCTCTAATAATTCTAGTCTGTGTCCTTTGATATACATGAAACTACCTATGATATATCCTTAATAATATGCAGTCAAAGTTATTGCAAGAGCTGCCTGAGGATGTTTTGAATTTTGCAGATTCTTGTTCTGAAACTGAACCTCTTTTCTTGTGTGCATGTGCTAACTAATGTGCTGCAAAAAATTCAATGATCAAGAACCAATGTCAGTTCAGACTGTCATATGAAATTAAAGCTCAATCTGTGATTTGGATATCTTGAAAGTTGCCAACATACAGAATTAGGACAATTGCTTGGACACAGAGCCAATACAATATCAGATTACTACCACGAAGCAAGCTGCTCCATACATTTTGCATCAGATACAGAGGCACCATTGTATCTTATGCTACATTAGAACAGAAACATGGTAATCATCGTCgaataaaacaaaaagtgatgttataaataaagaaaaagaaaaaacataggCAGTCAGAACAGAGAAACCTAAGAGGAAGCAGTGTAGAAAACTAAGGTCAATTGATAAGGTGCGACAAAAAATTAACGAGAAACTAATTATACTGCTACTTTCAGAACTGAGGCCTAAGATAAATAGGAAGCATCATACTCGAAATACATACGACACTATAGTCAAGCTTCCGCTAGTTTTAATCGCGGGACAATGTTCATTGATTGGAGCTCCTGGATTAGGAGTTTGCATGCATAAGGCAACTTCATTGTAGACATATTTTCCCCATTCTTGCACATGGAACAAAATCCACTCTTCAGCTTGTAGTTGTAATATCCCAATAAACCACATTTTCGGCAAACCTGAACCTCGAACGGATCGCTTGAAATCATCAAACGCTCGTATATCAACATACTTGCACCATATGCAATCAAGCAATCACGTTCCATTTCTCCCACACGTAAACCTCCATTTCTACTCCTTCCTTCGGTAGGTTGTCTTGTCATCATAACACGAGGCCCACTCCCCCGAGCATGCATTTTATCTATGACCATGTGTTTCAGCTTTTGGTAATATATTGGTCCCATGAAGATGTATGCTTGTAGTGGCATACCAGTAATACCTGAATAAAGAAAGTCCTTGCCATTATAGCTGTAGCCATGTTTTACGAGAGTTTCACTGATAGCTTCAACCGTGTCTGCATGACCACTGGGTTCTCCGAAAGCACTGCCGTAATGAAACCTACCACATGAAACTCCAGCTTTACTTCCAAGAAGCTCTATCATCTTTCCCACTGTCATTCGGCTTGGAAATCCATGAGGATTCATAATAAGATCAGGGCAGATGCCACGTTCAGAAAACGGAAAATCTTCCTGTTGTACAATGGTGCCACAGACTCCTTTCTGCCCATGTCTACTGCTGAACTTGTCACCAATCTCAGGCCTGCGGGTATGACGGATCATAAATTTGATGCTTAAATTGTTGTTTTCATCTGAGTGAAGAGCCACTCTATCAACGACACCTGTCTCCCCTTCAGAACCTTTATAAGTTTGTCTACTTGGCTTATATGCACTATCAGGCAAGCTCATAGGAGACATGACTGGTGTCAGCGTGACTGTAGGGGACTCCTTGTTGATATAGATATCATGAGGTCGAATAATTTCTCCTGGAGCAGCCATTCCATCATCATCCAGAATCTGCATCCTCTCAGCTTCATATCCTTGACGCTGTGGTTTAATTATTCTATCTGATGTCCCATTCTTATATTTCTGACATAAGGCTGAGTATTTTTTCATCACTATGCAGCGTCCAAAACCTCGATCCAAAGAAGACTTGTTCATTACTATTGCATCCTCAATGTCATAGCCACTATAACTCATCACAGCAACAGTGGCATTCTGACCAGCCCCTAGTTTATCATACCCAACCAGCTCGATAGTTCTTGTAGTCAGTAAAGGGCGTTGAGGATACACCAAAAAGTAGAGCAAACTGTCCATGCGATTCAACTGGTTATAGGCAATGTTTCCCATTGCCTGCTTGCCCATAGCACACTGATAGGTATTCCTAGGGGACTGATTGTGATGAGGATAAGGTATCAAACCGGCACAAACACCTAATATTGTGAAAGGCTCAATCTCAATATGAGTTGTCTCTGGTGTGGCCTCCTTTTCGTATAGAGCAATCAATGAGTTGTTCTCCTCGTTGACATCAAGATATTCTATCAAACCATCCCTTAGAAAGCTGTTGAAGTCACGCACACCATCCCTCAACTCTTTCATATGCTGCTCCTTGATCCTGGAAACACCTTTGTCAGCTATTACAAGTGGACGACAGACGCGTCCACCATCTGAAGCAATGTAGATGCAACGCTGCTTTTCATTCACAAAGATGCTTACAAACTCCCCGATTTTACCAGCCCTCCGTAGCTTCCTCATTGCATTAGCAAATCGTTGTGGACACTTGTGCTTGCCTAGAATAAGTCCATTTAATATGATGAGATAAGAACTTGGCATGTGAAGTTCTTCTGCTGAAAGTTGTTCCAAGTCCTCAACACCCAAGCAGTAGCACAAAGAACTAATAGGGCGCTCATCCTCATCGGTCGTAACATGTGTCATCAAGGCCAGGTTTTTCACCAATCCACAAGCTTCACCTTCTGGGGTATCACAAGGGCAAAGCATGCCAAACTGGCTAGGTTGCAGTGCTCTAGGACCACTAACTTTTCTGGACTTTTCGAATTGTGGTGAGATCCTCGTCATGTGGCCCAACGTTCCGATGTATGATAACCTAGCAACTACCTGAGTCATGCCTTTCCTGTGCATCCTAAATCGTTTAACATCCCAGTTGCCTGTAGATAGGGTTCTCTCCAGGCCCCCAGTAATACTCTGATATCTGCCTATAAAACTTAAAATGTCCAAAGCATTGGGACTAGCATCAAATTCCTTCCTAACTTGATCATTCATCGTCTTGAATAAATCCTCAAAAAGGAGAGACAGTAGCTGACCGGAGAGCTCCAATCGTTTGTTCCCCACATAGTCCTTGTCATCCATTGCATCCTTGTTTAAAATTGCTTCCATCAGGCGCCTCATCATTACTGCAACATAAATGCATTTTTTGCGGAAGTTATCCTGATGGACTGGAACATTTGCAAGAAATATGTCACGAAGAATACTTAAAGCTCGGGCTCCCTTCTCAACTGGACCAgcagaatatgaaaacattttAAGCATCTTATCACTCTCGAGGAACTCTAATGCTTGATGTTGCGCATACACGTTCAGATTTGCACACTCCTCGATTGATGGCAAAAGCAGAGCACTAAACCGAGGATCTCTTCCTATCATTTGTAGGACCTCTTGATCGCTCTCCATACCCATGGCCTTCATGACAACCATTATGGGGACCTTGGTTTTGAACATATTCAACTCTAAGTatatcttttctttctccatttttataattgttttgctttttgttttttctgtGCTGCTGATAACAGATGCTTGTACACAACCTTTTTTATCTGTATCAATTATTATCCTGTTCTTTGAGAGCTGCTCTTGAATTAAAATTACCTTCTCGGTACCTTTGATAACAAAATATCCTCCCGGATCAAGTGGGCATTCTCCAAGCTTTGCTAGTTGCTCTTCATCTTTCCCATATAGCACACAACAACAGCTTCTTAGCATAATAGGCATCCTTCCAATGATAACCTTCCTTGTTGCCAATGATATCTGCCCTTTTCCTTTCGTTGTGTAGTCAACTGTGACATAAATTGGAGCCGCATAGCTAAGGTTGGATAACCTGCATTTCTGTGGACTTAGTTTCTCAGTTACACCATCATAAATCATTGACGGTTCACCAATATGGACATCCCGGTACCTAACATAAATATTGGGGTCCCGTATCGATCTAATCTCATAATTCGCGCGGACAATCTTCTTTATTTCGGTCTTAACAAAGTAATCGAAGGAAGCCAAGTGTTGCTTCACCAATCCTCTCACCTTTAGGAATTCTGGAATAAGTTGATACTTGTCCACCATATTCTTAATGGGAGAAGCAAGGTACTGCTTGTCAATTCCGTGGCTCAAGTTATTTGTTGAATTGGACATAGTAGAATCGCAACCCGAACTCATTGTCAACCAATCTTCCTGCACGACAAACCAAAAACAATAAGTTTGTGGCAGCAAAGAGGATCAGAGTCAACAATGCAACATGATATCTTTTCTCCCTGCTACAACAAGGTATAGAGCACAATGAATAGGGGGCTAATTCAAGAGCAATCACAAGCAAATCTATAAGTACAACCATTGATCATCACTAGCAGCTTGTATCGAGAAAGCAGTTATACACAAGAATCCaggatttgaaatttatgggtTCCTACAACGAACTTAagttaatatataataataactaaGTTCACATACAAATATTTCTAGATATTTAGTGgatattttaatacatatacagGATTTGAGCAATAGTTACTGGTCCCATGAACCCGCACGTAACCCTGTGGGTCCACCCCTGACAAGAATGAgtagcatttttatttaaaaaaattgctttATTACAACCTCAATTCAAGCCTAAAATTTAATAGCTGGCCAATCCAACATTGTACTATCAAGAGAATCATAGAATTTGTTGGCATCTCTACTTATTATTCTACCATCTAGAAATATACAACTCAAGGACATAGCATGCATGTATTATTTGGATAAGGTACTCAATTTCTTCTCTTTGTAgttcaacttttaaaaaaaaaaaaattcttccaaTTTCAAGACATTATTTTTCTCATCTCCAAAACATGGGCTGAGCTAGGGTACCACAAGGGGATTCGAAACCCCCTCATTGAAAAACTACATTATAtatatgagtttttttttctaTAGATAGTAAATGTTGAATCCCTTCCATCTTCATAtgtttatttctttatatttgaATTCATTTAGTAAAAATTCTGACTCTGTCACTACTCCAAAACTAtgaataaatgaaataaaaggaaattagCTTACAATTTCAAGCCCTAATTTTGCCCCCAATGGATGGCTATGGTCTAGTGATAAGAGCGCAACATGAAGTACACACGTCATGGGTTCAAACTGTGCTATACACaaacatatttaatttttaaaatcagTACACTTTAAAGTGATCAAAAGATTGCGCATAATTATTTTGATAATAGGGTCTTTGATTCCTTCTCTGgtaaattatcatattttacaCTAAAGAATTTAGGGGTGGAGCTAGAAGCCGACGTACGGATTCGGCTGACCAACAGTTTCAGTTCAAACCCTTCtttatattaagaaattcattaaatatgtacaaaaattaaattcaaaacCCAATTAATAATACGTAATGTCACTATCCTTAAATTTAGAATTCTTCATAAAGTTTAAATCATGGTTTCGCCTctgatttaagttgaagttcGTTCTTATGAGTTATGACAACGTTGATTCATTCAACTAGCAAAAAATTAAGATTATTCCACTGGTAAATTTAACATCAGCAAatcttatgaattttatgtttagATTAGAAATAAACTGAAAGTAAAGATGAAAGAAGCTTACAATTTAAAGTGCTTTGGTCTACGTGAATGTGAAAAGGCGCCGCAGAAAAGaagacaaaagaaaaagtatCAACTAGGGAATCGATCTTGGTTCGATAGGTTAAAGGAACTTAACATAAACCAATTGCGCTATTTAACCCTCTTGAATTATTTGGGCCCAGAAATTAGTATTAACGttcaatatgtacataaaatatttaatttttcaaaaagatCATGAGTTCACGTGCATCATATTTGAGGTAATATATCAGGTGATATTTAAgacaaaatttatatttaacggaagaaaaaaaaaaagatgatgaGTTCTATAAGTTTGATATttatgtttggccaagctttcgAGAGAAAATAAATGTTTCTCAGAAACTAAAAAAGTAGTCTTTCCCCCAAAaaacttttgagaaaatacattTGGAAGCAATTTTTAATAACTTGACCAAACACTAATTCCtactcaaaagtgttttttaaattaattgatcaaacacaaactgttctcactaaaagtacttttttgtaaataatttcaaaataagctaattttaaaaatttggccaaacagACTATTAAGCACAAAAGTTTGATATATAAGAGAAGAATAATAGAAGACCAAGTTCTATTAGGCATTGAATTTCCAACTTGTACACTATTAATTTATAGTTTCAAGTCTTAATTGTGGATTTAGGCAAACATTCATGCGtttgaagagagagaaaaaaactaaaatatgtagtccactattattattattctttgcACATAGATTTAGTTGATTTATGCAAGAATATTTTCACTATTTAGATTTGGGCAACTTACACAAATGACTacattttggggttttttttttaggcataaCTACACTTTTGCTAATTACATTTAGTAGTTACAGTAATGTGTATTTAAATTCGATTATATTCCAATTCTGTTGTATTTCActgtattcaattcaattcggtTGTATTCATTCGTAACTACTTTTACACTATATTCAacttattgtatttaaattcggttgtattcaaacaacataaatgcaaaaaaaaaatacaaggaTATTCAGTTGTATACAAAATttactgtattcatttgtatacaaaaaaatctccttcaaaa contains:
- the LOC132049162 gene encoding DNA-directed RNA polymerase III subunit 2-like, with amino-acid sequence MSSGCDSTMSNSTNNLSHGIDKQYLASPIKNMVDKYQLIPEFLKVRGLVKQHLASFDYFVKTEIKKIVRANYEIRSIRDPNIYVRYRDVHIGEPSMIYDGVTEKLSPQKCRLSNLSYAAPIYVTVDYTTKGKGQISLATRKVIIGRMPIMLRSCCCVLYGKDEEQLAKLGECPLDPGGYFVIKGTEKVILIQEQLSKNRIIIDTDKKGCVQASVISSTEKTKSKTIIKMEKEKIYLELNMFKTKVPIMVVMKAMGMESDQEVLQMIGRDPRFSALLLPSIEECANLNVYAQHQALEFLESDKMLKMFSYSAGPVEKGARALSILRDIFLANVPVHQDNFRKKCIYVAVMMRRLMEAILNKDAMDDKDYVGNKRLELSGQLLSLLFEDLFKTMNDQVRKEFDASPNALDILSFIGRYQSITGGLERTLSTGNWDVKRFRMHRKGMTQVVARLSYIGTLGHMTRISPQFEKSRKVSGPRALQPSQFGMLCPCDTPEGEACGLVKNLALMTHVTTDEDERPISSLCYCLGVEDLEQLSAEELHMPSSYLIILNGLILGKHKCPQRFANAMRKLRRAGKIGEFVSIFVNEKQRCIYIASDGGRVCRPLVIADKGVSRIKEQHMKELRDGVRDFNSFLRDGLIEYLDVNEENNSLIALYEKEATPETTHIEIEPFTILGVCAGLIPYPHHNQSPRNTYQCAMGKQAMGNIAYNQLNRMDSLLYFLVYPQRPLLTTRTIELVGYDKLGAGQNATVAVMSYSGYDIEDAIVMNKSSLDRGFGRCIVMKKYSALCQKYKNGTSDRIIKPQRQGYEAERMQILDDDGMAAPGEIIRPHDIYINKESPTVTLTPVMSPMSLPDSAYKPSRQTYKGSEGETGVVDRVALHSDENNNLSIKFMIRHTRRPEIGDKFSSRHGQKGVCGTIVQQEDFPFSERGICPDLIMNPHGFPSRMTVGKMIELLGSKAGVSCGRFHYGSAFGEPSGHADTVEAISETLVKHGYSYNGKDFLYSGITGMPLQAYIFMGPIYYQKLKHMVIDKMHARGSGPRVMMTRQPTEGRSRNGGLRVGEMERDCLIAYGASMLIYERLMISSDPFEVQVCRKCGLLGYYNYKLKSGFCSMCKNGENMSTMKLPYACKLLIQELQSMNIVPRLKLAEA